A genomic window from bacterium includes:
- a CDS encoding DUF4920 domain-containing protein, translated as MKYFLSIVLAMAWLGCSKPAPAPQMDSFGKGVTMSEVTPIAQAVAQVGSYKDKEILIESEIKSVCQKKGCWMEIATENQPMRITFENYGFFVPKDAAGRKVKVQGKIEEKEIPQDEARHYLEDAGKPKEEIEKIVGPQKVVTMVASGVAIVK; from the coding sequence ATGAAGTATTTTCTCAGTATAGTACTGGCTATGGCTTGGTTAGGTTGTTCCAAACCCGCACCGGCACCGCAAATGGATTCTTTTGGTAAAGGTGTGACCATGTCGGAAGTAACGCCGATCGCCCAAGCGGTGGCACAAGTTGGCAGCTACAAAGATAAGGAAATACTGATCGAATCCGAGATCAAATCGGTTTGCCAGAAAAAAGGCTGCTGGATGGAGATCGCAACGGAAAACCAACCGATGCGCATCACATTTGAAAACTATGGTTTTTTTGTTCCTAAAGATGCCGCCGGTCGTAAAGTAAAAGTACAGGGCAAAATCGAAGAGAAAGAAATTCCGCAAGACGAGGCACGCCATTATCTGGAAGATGCGGGTAAACCCAAAGAAGAAATTGAAAAAATCGTCGGCCCTCAAAAAGTGGTAACGATGGTAGCCTCCGGCGTTGCGATTGTAAAATAA
- a CDS encoding RidA family protein, with protein MPKEFVRTELAPAPIGPYNQAVIASGKMIFTSGQIALDPKTGQLLTGDVRQQTRLVLENLRAILRAGGSDLNKIIKTSVFLKDMNDFAAMNETYAEYMSEAAPARSTVEVARLPKDVLVEIDCIALVE; from the coding sequence ATGCCCAAAGAATTTGTAAGAACAGAGCTGGCGCCGGCTCCGATCGGGCCGTACAATCAGGCAGTCATCGCCTCCGGCAAAATGATATTCACCTCCGGACAGATTGCGCTTGATCCCAAAACCGGACAGCTATTAACCGGCGATGTACGCCAGCAAACACGCCTGGTGCTTGAAAATCTTCGCGCGATACTTCGCGCCGGAGGAAGTGATCTGAATAAAATCATCAAAACATCGGTATTTCTCAAAGATATGAATGATTTTGCGGCAATGAATGAAACATATGCAGAATATATGTCGGAAGCCGCACCGGCACGATCCACCGTAGAAGTCGCACGCCTGCCCAAAGATGTGCTGGTGGAAATTGATTGTATAGCGCTCGTCGAATAA
- a CDS encoding diacylglycerol kinase family lipid kinase gives MSRTTGKWFCVINPAANRGNGTRCVPEVRRFLSERNIPHEILVTTQSSEAMPYVVERAADHDVIIAAGGDGTVHEVVNGLMQAYAQSGGQPPKAALGVLPIGSGNDFAKMLHMPKELRPALEAIATGSRRLIDIGRISVDGDHARYFDNNVGIGFDAYVNYESIQIKSLRGVLIYLAAVFKSLFKYQHPMAEIRINGETINNKILMMTTGNGSCSGGGFYITPHAKIDDGWLDVCIVDSRSKLKMLLDLPTVMQGKHDGAPGVRMYRTKNVRIASSELLPIHADGEVVSMDAHTVELEVMPTAIHAIFAH, from the coding sequence ATGAGTAGGACAACCGGCAAGTGGTTTTGCGTCATCAATCCGGCGGCTAACCGCGGCAACGGTACGCGATGCGTACCGGAAGTGCGGCGCTTTCTGTCGGAACGAAATATCCCGCATGAAATATTGGTGACAACTCAATCCAGTGAAGCGATGCCGTATGTGGTAGAGCGCGCAGCGGATCACGATGTGATCATTGCCGCGGGCGGCGATGGTACGGTACACGAAGTTGTGAACGGATTGATGCAGGCTTATGCGCAGTCGGGTGGTCAACCTCCCAAAGCCGCACTGGGCGTACTTCCGATCGGATCCGGTAATGATTTTGCGAAAATGCTTCATATGCCTAAAGAACTTCGGCCGGCGTTGGAAGCGATCGCAACGGGTTCGCGTCGTTTGATCGATATTGGTCGTATCAGTGTGGACGGCGATCATGCGCGGTATTTCGACAATAATGTAGGTATCGGCTTCGATGCATATGTCAATTATGAAAGCATTCAGATCAAATCGCTGCGCGGCGTTTTGATTTATCTTGCGGCCGTATTCAAATCGCTTTTTAAATACCAGCATCCGATGGCGGAAATACGAATCAATGGCGAAACGATAAACAACAAAATTCTAATGATGACGACGGGCAACGGTTCATGCTCCGGCGGCGGATTTTATATCACACCCCATGCCAAAATTGACGACGGATGGTTGGATGTATGTATTGTGGATTCCCGCAGCAAATTAAAAATGCTGTTGGATCTGCCCACAGTCATGCAAGGCAAACATGATGGGGCGCCGGGCGTTCGTATGTACCGTACCAAAAATGTTCGCATTGCGTCGTCTGAGTTACTGCCGATCCATGCCGATGGGGAAGTCGTATCTATGGACGCCCACACCGTCGAATTAGAAGTAATGCCGACGGCTATTCACGCAATATTTGCGCACTGA
- a CDS encoding response regulator, translating into MSGKPKSILYIEDNELNRLLVRRLLEHAGFEVFEAGDGAKGVKAAEELKPDLILMDINLPIMDGFEATRQIKSNPELKHIPIIAITSNAMQGDRERTLAAGCDAYIRKPIDPDAFPGQIAHFIEVFS; encoded by the coding sequence ATGAGCGGTAAACCCAAAAGCATTTTATACATCGAAGACAACGAACTCAATCGTTTACTGGTGCGCAGGTTACTCGAACATGCAGGGTTTGAAGTTTTCGAAGCCGGTGATGGGGCCAAAGGTGTCAAAGCAGCGGAGGAATTGAAACCCGATCTGATTTTGATGGATATTAATTTGCCGATCATGGACGGATTTGAAGCCACACGCCAAATTAAATCTAATCCTGAATTAAAACATATTCCTATCATAGCTATTACGTCCAACGCCATGCAAGGCGATCGTGAACGCACATTGGCTGCAGGTTGTGACGCGTACATTCGTAAACCGATCGATCCGGACGCTTTTCCCGGGCAAATTGCGCATTTTATCGAAGTTTTTTCCTGA